In a genomic window of Micromonospora cremea:
- a CDS encoding ATP-binding protein — protein sequence MTNADPHAPRTVVPIEPALLIAAAFDQAQVTEIRHSVTSCATASGLVGQRLDDFVLAVNELITNAVRHGGGRGWLRLWQEPGMLVCEVADHGHGISAQRLGDRRRPAPDTAGGWGLWLARELTDAMEVITGTAGTTVRITSVLTIRDHTSH from the coding sequence ATGACGAATGCAGATCCGCACGCACCGCGTACGGTTGTGCCCATCGAACCTGCGCTCCTCATCGCCGCGGCCTTCGACCAGGCCCAGGTGACCGAGATCCGGCACTCGGTCACCTCCTGCGCGACCGCCTCCGGGCTGGTCGGCCAGCGGCTGGACGACTTCGTGCTGGCGGTCAACGAGCTGATCACCAACGCCGTGCGGCACGGCGGCGGGCGAGGATGGCTGCGGCTCTGGCAGGAGCCGGGGATGCTGGTCTGCGAGGTTGCCGACCACGGGCACGGAATCAGCGCGCAGCGGCTGGGCGATCGCCGCCGGCCGGCCCCGGACACCGCCGGCGGCTGGGGCCTCTGGCTGGCCCGCGAGCTGACCGACGCCATGGAGGTCATCACCGGCACCGCCGGCACCACCGTCCGCATCACCTCGGTCCTCACCATCCGCGACCACACCTCGCACTGA
- the macS gene encoding MacS family sensor histidine kinase, translating to MPSPSGGFEVPLWRALAVFRFASLAYVCVLAVRDADRYAHPFAVAALVLVMIAWTVATAIGYARPAWRRWPLLLADLGVVMAIVLATPWVVGRAALAAGVPTMGVAWMAGPVLAWAVSGGRRRGTVAALLVAGADLATRERIGQSSFTGVILMLLAGLVVGHVARLAATAEERLQRAVELEAATRERERLARGIHDSVLQVLALVQRRGADLPGEAGELARLAGEQEAALRALIAGTAPAGATAPDAAGTVDLRMLLGRYASPAVSLSAPATPVPLPRRVAGELAAATGAALDNVGRHAAGRAWVLIEDEGATVTVSIRDEGPGIPDGRLAEAAAQGRLGVTQSIRGRMADLGGTVRIVSAPEAGTEIELTVPRAEP from the coding sequence ATGCCGTCACCGTCGGGTGGATTCGAGGTGCCGCTGTGGCGGGCGCTCGCGGTGTTCCGGTTCGCGTCCCTGGCGTACGTCTGCGTGCTCGCGGTGCGCGACGCCGACCGGTACGCCCACCCGTTCGCCGTCGCGGCCCTGGTCCTGGTGATGATCGCCTGGACGGTGGCGACCGCGATCGGCTACGCCCGCCCGGCCTGGCGGCGCTGGCCGCTGCTGCTGGCCGACCTCGGGGTTGTGATGGCCATCGTGCTGGCCACCCCGTGGGTCGTCGGCCGGGCGGCGCTCGCCGCCGGCGTGCCCACCATGGGGGTCGCCTGGATGGCGGGCCCGGTCCTGGCCTGGGCCGTATCCGGCGGCCGGCGTCGGGGCACCGTGGCCGCGCTGCTGGTCGCCGGCGCGGACCTGGCCACCCGGGAGCGGATCGGCCAGTCCTCGTTCACCGGGGTGATCCTGATGCTGCTCGCCGGGCTGGTGGTCGGGCACGTGGCCCGGCTCGCGGCGACCGCCGAGGAACGGCTGCAACGCGCGGTGGAGCTGGAGGCGGCCACCCGGGAGCGGGAGCGGCTGGCCCGGGGCATCCACGACTCGGTTCTCCAGGTGCTGGCGCTGGTGCAGCGGCGCGGCGCCGACCTGCCCGGCGAGGCGGGCGAGCTGGCCCGGCTGGCCGGCGAGCAGGAGGCCGCGCTGCGCGCACTGATCGCCGGCACCGCCCCGGCCGGCGCCACCGCCCCGGACGCGGCCGGCACGGTGGATCTTCGGATGCTGCTCGGCCGGTACGCCTCACCGGCGGTGTCGCTCTCCGCGCCGGCCACCCCGGTGCCGCTGCCCAGGCGGGTGGCTGGGGAACTGGCCGCCGCGACCGGCGCGGCGCTGGACAACGTGGGACGGCACGCCGCCGGGCGGGCCTGGGTGCTGATCGAGGACGAGGGGGCGACCGTGACCGTGTCGATCCGTGACGAGGGGCCGGGCATCCCGGACGGCCGACTGGCGGAGGCTGCCGCCCAGGGGCGGCTCGGCGTGACCCAGTCGATCCGGGGCCGGATGGCGGACCTGGGCGGAACCGTCCGGATCGTGTCGGCCCCCGAGGCCGGCACCGAGATCGAGCTGACCGTGCCGAGGGCGGAACCGTGA